Proteins from a genomic interval of uncultured Methanocorpusculum sp.:
- a CDS encoding N-6 DNA methylase: protein MIGILEENAFEKDTESLSKFYDSVKETAKGLDNAEAKQAVIVKLYDNFFKMAFPRMVEQLGIVYTPIEVVDFIIHSVDDVLKKEFGRSLTDENVNILDPFTGTGTFVTRLLESGLISEKDLPRKYSKEIFANEIVLLAYYIAAVNIENAYHSRMPENTKYQPFNGICLTDTFQLNEFTAGEHLAEEFFPKNNDRVNIQKKTPITVIMSNPPYSAW, encoded by the coding sequence ATGATCGGTATTCTTGAGGAGAATGCGTTTGAGAAGGATACGGAGTCTCTGTCAAAATTCTATGATTCGGTGAAGGAGACGGCAAAGGGTCTTGATAATGCCGAGGCGAAGCAGGCCGTTATCGTTAAGCTGTATGATAATTTCTTCAAGATGGCGTTTCCCCGAATGGTCGAGCAGCTGGGAATCGTTTACACGCCGATCGAGGTTGTGGATTTCATTATCCATTCGGTTGATGATGTTTTGAAAAAAGAGTTCGGACGTTCTTTGACAGACGAGAATGTGAATATTTTAGATCCGTTTACGGGTACCGGTACGTTTGTGACACGGCTTTTGGAGAGTGGGTTGATCAGCGAAAAGGATCTGCCGAGAAAGTATTCGAAGGAGATTTTTGCAAACGAGATCGTGCTTTTAGCATATTACATCGCTGCGGTCAATATCGAGAATGCGTATCACAGCCGGATGCCGGAGAATACAAAGTACCAGCCGTTTAACGGTATCTGCCTGACGGACACGTTCCAGCTGAATGAGTTTACAGCCGGTGAACATTTAGCAGAAGAGTTTTTCCCGAAGAACAATGATCGGGTGAATATCCAGAAGAAGACGCCGATCACCGTTATAATGAGCAATCCTCCGTATTCTGCGTGGTAA
- a CDS encoding type ISP restriction/modification enzyme produces the protein MQWIILHPNEDGDWINPRNPLFDTFIPIGDKKGDEAEVAFFIPIYSRGLSTARDVWCYNSSKEVLIKNINESIIYYNSQVDTFKAAKSQDSKLCVDDLLKYDSTKFSWGTNPKRDLEKFIKYSYDETSIRIGHYRPYFKQHVFFNRQLNDAVYYLPKLFPTPETNNLVICIDSVGAIKEPSLLITDILPDLHLTGTSQCFPLYYYEEKGNSGVRIQDAAQTPLFAAAEEETSYYQRKDGVSDFILNKAQTQYKDTEITKEDIFYYVYGILHSKEYRSTFSNDLKKMLARIPLVEKKEEFFAFSEAGRKLADLHLHYEEIPPYPDVEISGAEFENFRVTQMKFVKKGDKSRIIYNSSITLSNIPEKAYAYIVNGKSAIEWIMERYCVSVDKASGIKNDANDWADEVGNPRYILDLLLSVINVSVQTVDIVDSLPKLQFA, from the coding sequence ATGCAATGGATCATCCTTCATCCAAATGAAGATGGTGACTGGATCAATCCGAGAAATCCGCTATTTGACACCTTTATCCCTATTGGCGACAAAAAAGGCGATGAAGCAGAGGTAGCATTTTTTATTCCAATCTATTCAAGAGGTTTGTCTACAGCGAGAGATGTTTGGTGTTATAATTCTTCCAAAGAGGTTCTTATTAAGAATATTAATGAATCCATTATCTATTACAATTCACAGGTTGATACTTTCAAAGCAGCAAAATCACAGGATTCCAAGTTGTGCGTTGATGATTTACTCAAATATGACTCTACGAAATTTAGTTGGGGTACAAATCCAAAAAGAGACCTTGAGAAATTTATAAAATATTCGTATGATGAGACTTCTATCAGGATTGGACATTATAGGCCATATTTTAAACAACATGTATTCTTTAATCGTCAGTTAAATGATGCAGTATATTATCTCCCAAAACTGTTCCCAACGCCTGAGACTAATAATTTGGTGATTTGTATTGATTCTGTTGGAGCAATCAAAGAACCATCACTATTGATAACAGATATCCTACCTGATTTACACCTTACAGGAACTTCGCAGTGTTTCCCACTTTACTATTACGAAGAAAAAGGAAACAGCGGTGTAAGGATCCAGGATGCAGCACAGACTCCGTTGTTCGCTGCCGCGGAAGAGGAGACTTCCTATTATCAGAGAAAGGACGGCGTCTCTGATTTCATCCTCAACAAAGCACAAACACAGTATAAAGATACGGAGATCACCAAAGAGGACATCTTCTATTACGTATATGGCATTCTTCACAGCAAAGAGTACCGGTCAACATTCTCCAATGATCTGAAAAAGATGCTTGCACGAATTCCCTTGGTCGAAAAGAAAGAGGAGTTCTTCGCATTCAGCGAGGCAGGACGCAAACTTGCTGACCTGCATCTTCATTACGAGGAGATCCCGCCGTATCCTGATGTGGAGATCAGCGGTGCCGAGTTCGAGAATTTCCGCGTTACCCAGATGAAGTTTGTTAAAAAGGGTGACAAGAGCCGGATCATCTATAATAGTTCCATCACGCTTTCCAATATCCCCGAGAAAGCATACGCGTATATCGTCAATGGAAAGAGTGCGATCGAGTGGATCATGGAACGATACTGCGTAAGTGTTGACAAAGCAAGCGGTATCAAAAACGATGCAAATGACTGGGCAGATGAAGTCGGCAACCCGCGTTATATACTGGATCTCCTGCTGAGTGTCATCAATGTCAGTGTTCAGACGGTCGATATCGTTGATTCGTTGCCGAAATTACAATTTGCGTGA
- a CDS encoding zinc ribbon domain-containing protein, whose translation MKEERNNYQILVRLPASMKSLMETAAKVEGMTTQEWIRGAMQSRLGLVNVCPECSFVNAGRAKFCSECGTSLVESKRAIYREWVRKMIREEFGEDEVREFVGRGPLGRVV comes from the coding sequence ATGAAAGAAGAACGAAACAACTATCAGATCCTTGTGCGCCTCCCCGCGAGCATGAAATCCCTTATGGAAACGGCGGCAAAGGTTGAAGGGATGACGACGCAGGAGTGGATTAGGGGAGCTATGCAGAGCAGGCTTGGTCTTGTGAATGTATGTCCGGAGTGTTCTTTTGTGAATGCGGGGAGGGCGAAGTTCTGCAGTGAGTGCGGCACGTCGCTTGTTGAGAGTAAGCGGGCGATCTATCGGGAGTGGGTGAGGAAGATGATCCGGGAGGAGTTCGGGGAAGATGAGGTAAGGGAGTTTGTTGGGAGGGGGCCTTTGGGCAGGGTGGTGTGA
- a CDS encoding helix-turn-helix domain-containing protein, whose protein sequence is MQEHKPCLGLRLADRVILSRILAGTWKVDAENGEIISRNTGKPMSFSRKNNGYRSIRARYKGFMVDITKHRAVYIGGTCKTMDDLPVDLNLHIDHINGNIDDCRLANLRLIPCWDNNHPQSGRKLRIFTDEQVREIRRRYAEGEPPRVLAPEFGVAKSTIHRLVSRRTYAEVGL, encoded by the coding sequence ATGCAGGAGCATAAACCCTGTCTCGGCCTGCGGCTCGCTGACCGGGTGATCCTCTCGAGGATCCTTGCCGGAACCTGGAAAGTCGATGCGGAAAACGGCGAGATCATCTCGCGAAACACCGGTAAGCCTATGAGCTTTTCCCGTAAGAACAACGGATATCGTTCGATCCGTGCCCGATATAAGGGATTCATGGTGGACATCACCAAGCACCGGGCCGTCTATATCGGCGGGACCTGCAAAACGATGGACGACCTTCCGGTCGATCTGAACCTCCATATCGACCACATCAACGGAAACATCGATGACTGCCGGCTCGCAAACCTCCGGTTGATCCCGTGCTGGGACAACAACCACCCGCAGTCGGGACGGAAACTGCGAATCTTTACGGATGAACAGGTCAGGGAGATCCGACGACGGTATGCGGAAGGCGAACCTCCCCGGGTCCTTGCACCGGAGTTCGGCGTGGCCAAAAGCACAATCCACCGACTCGTTTCCCGGCGGACCTATGCGGAGGTGGGCCTGTGA
- a CDS encoding GxxExxY protein, translating to MMSGDIILPEETDHLFFAEVRKIVGCAFHVYNSLGSGFLEAIYRDALMIEFRDNDIPAEMEKHLDVYYKGEKLPSAYKTDIICYGQIILELKAVTKLTDADSAQILHYLKATGIKTGILFNFGKKGKLEWKRFVYSDEKYLNNENIRNTP from the coding sequence ATGATGTCTGGTGATATAATCCTGCCCGAAGAAACGGATCATCTCTTTTTTGCCGAGGTTAGAAAAATTGTCGGGTGTGCTTTTCATGTGTATAACTCGCTTGGTAGCGGATTTCTGGAAGCAATATATCGCGATGCTTTGATGATAGAATTCAGGGATAATGATATTCCTGCCGAGATGGAAAAACATCTGGATGTCTATTATAAGGGAGAAAAGCTGCCAAGCGCTTACAAAACGGATATCATCTGCTATGGGCAGATAATCCTTGAACTCAAAGCAGTCACCAAACTCACCGATGCGGATTCAGCTCAGATCCTTCATTATCTGAAAGCTACCGGTATCAAAACTGGGATATTATTCAATTTCGGCAAGAAGGGAAAACTTGAGTGGAAGAGATTTGTCTATTCCGATGAAAAATATCTGAATAATGAGAATATCCGGAATACCCCATAA
- a CDS encoding glycerol permease → MTADFIQTAISKSAKRIFTAEFTNAAAYDAIIAEITGVDNPLGLAEVELGKQTYKTYVGYFDPNTSEMNGKVQVTAYTRAEYAAAITALTGSADLKTAFGNGGTAETSEIGNEATWNVRISAKLGTDTFQISLNRDSMTVSGYADDATLAAVDAWADTKPALN, encoded by the coding sequence ATGACAGCAGATTTCATTCAGACAGCAATCTCGAAGTCCGCAAAGCGGATCTTCACCGCAGAGTTTACGAACGCCGCCGCGTATGATGCGATCATCGCAGAAATTACCGGCGTGGATAATCCCCTCGGCCTCGCCGAAGTCGAACTCGGGAAGCAGACCTACAAGACCTATGTCGGCTACTTCGACCCGAACACTTCCGAGATGAACGGCAAGGTCCAGGTCACAGCATATACCCGTGCTGAGTATGCCGCGGCAATCACCGCCCTTACCGGCAGTGCGGATCTCAAGACCGCATTCGGCAACGGCGGTACGGCAGAGACCTCCGAGATCGGTAACGAAGCAACGTGGAACGTCCGCATTTCCGCGAAGCTTGGGACCGATACTTTCCAGATCAGTCTCAACCGCGATTCGATGACCGTCTCCGGCTATGCCGACGACGCCACCCTTGCAGCGGTCGATGCCTGGGCAGATACGAAGCCGGCCCTGAACTAA
- a CDS encoding ABC transporter ATP-binding protein yields the protein MNHGPSGGKRPGIPVVGNKPNDVKKTLKRLLSYLPGMKKVTLGAVVVCIILSTLAGVIGSLFLEVLIDDYITPLIGVENPVFTGLLQAILFMAVIFLCGVVSTLIYSRLMVIISQGVMKRIRDDMFVHMQKLPNRYFDTHKFGDTMSHYTNDTETLHQMLSQSVPQVFSSIITIIFVFCAMIYTSGPLTLLVVVMVFVLFFVMKNVGGKSAVYFVRQQKSLGTVNGYIEEMINGQKVVKVFCHEDQVKAEFDVMNDELRGHAKSANTFANIFMPIVMNLGNIQYVLVAVVGGALAIGGVGGLTLGGIAAFLQLSRSFMMPVGQVSQQMSSVVMAHAGAERIFKLLDEPEEEDTGDVTLVNAQYEGSVLTEAPAFTGIWAWKEIVDGSPVYTKLEGDVQLRDVSFGYTPDKEVLHDVSVYANPGQKVAFVGATGAGKTTITNLINRFYDVQEGEIFYDGIDVKRIRKADLRHSLGIILQDTNLFTGTVQENIRYGKLDATDEEVYAAARLANAHDFITRLPDGYDTVLEGDGGSLSQGQRQLLSIARAAVANPPVMILDEATSSIDTRTEAIVQAGMDSLMKGRTVFVIAHRLSTVHNADVIMVLESGRIIERGTHTKLISEKGKYHQLYTGAFELE from the coding sequence ATGAATCATGGACCAAGCGGCGGCAAGCGTCCCGGGATTCCCGTTGTCGGAAACAAACCCAATGATGTGAAAAAGACGCTGAAACGTCTTCTTTCCTATCTGCCGGGCATGAAAAAGGTAACGCTTGGTGCCGTCGTCGTATGTATTATCCTCAGCACTCTTGCCGGCGTGATTGGTTCGCTCTTCCTGGAAGTGCTGATCGATGACTACATCACGCCGCTTATCGGTGTGGAAAATCCGGTGTTCACCGGGCTTCTCCAGGCCATCCTCTTCATGGCGGTCATCTTCCTCTGCGGTGTTGTTTCGACCCTTATCTACAGCAGACTGATGGTCATCATTTCGCAGGGGGTCATGAAACGGATCCGTGACGACATGTTTGTCCATATGCAGAAGTTACCCAACCGGTACTTCGACACGCATAAGTTCGGCGACACGATGAGTCATTACACGAATGATACGGAAACCCTTCATCAGATGCTTTCGCAGAGCGTTCCCCAGGTGTTTTCATCGATAATCACCATCATCTTCGTCTTCTGCGCCATGATCTATACGAGCGGTCCTTTGACGCTCCTCGTTGTGGTCATGGTGTTTGTGCTGTTCTTCGTGATGAAGAATGTCGGGGGAAAGAGTGCGGTGTATTTTGTCCGTCAGCAGAAGTCGCTTGGAACCGTGAACGGGTATATCGAGGAGATGATCAACGGGCAGAAGGTCGTCAAGGTTTTCTGTCACGAGGATCAGGTCAAAGCCGAGTTCGATGTGATGAACGATGAACTGCGCGGACATGCGAAGTCGGCCAACACCTTTGCCAATATTTTCATGCCGATCGTCATGAATCTTGGAAATATCCAGTATGTTCTGGTGGCCGTCGTCGGCGGAGCACTCGCGATCGGCGGGGTCGGCGGTCTGACCCTTGGAGGGATCGCGGCCTTCCTCCAGCTGAGCAGAAGTTTCATGATGCCGGTCGGTCAGGTTTCCCAGCAGATGAGTTCGGTTGTCATGGCCCATGCCGGCGCAGAACGGATCTTCAAACTGCTGGACGAACCGGAAGAGGAGGATACGGGAGATGTCACGCTCGTTAATGCGCAGTATGAAGGATCGGTCCTCACCGAGGCACCGGCATTTACCGGCATCTGGGCATGGAAGGAGATCGTTGACGGCTCTCCGGTCTATACAAAACTGGAAGGGGATGTGCAGCTCCGGGATGTGAGCTTCGGCTATACGCCGGACAAGGAGGTGCTGCATGATGTTTCCGTGTATGCAAACCCGGGTCAGAAGGTGGCATTCGTCGGGGCGACGGGTGCCGGGAAGACGACAATCACCAATCTGATCAACCGGTTCTACGATGTGCAGGAAGGCGAGATCTTCTATGACGGCATCGATGTGAAGCGGATCAGAAAAGCCGATCTGCGGCATTCGCTTGGGATCATTTTGCAGGATACGAATCTGTTTACCGGAACGGTCCAAGAAAATATCCGGTACGGGAAGCTGGATGCGACGGATGAAGAGGTGTATGCGGCGGCACGTCTCGCAAATGCCCATGATTTCATCACGAGACTTCCCGACGGATACGATACGGTTCTGGAAGGGGACGGGGGAAGCCTTTCCCAGGGTCAGCGGCAGCTTTTATCGATCGCCCGGGCCGCGGTGGCAAATCCTCCGGTGATGATCCTGGATGAGGCGACGTCGAGTATCGATACGCGAACGGAGGCGATCGTTCAGGCGGGTATGGATTCCCTGATGAAGGGACGTACGGTCTTTGTGATCGCCCACCGTCTTTCGACGGTGCATAATGCGGACGTTATCATGGTTCTCGAGTCGGGACGGATCATCGAACGCGGGACGCATACGAAGCTTATCTCCGAGAAAGGCAAGTATCATCAGCTGTATACGGGCGCATTCGAGCTGGAATAA
- a CDS encoding ABC transporter ATP-binding protein, whose amino-acid sequence MNHIIERLAGSIREFKKDSLITPLFVSLEVVMDVIIPLILASLIDDGITAGNMGVILRLGLVLFLSAIFSLVFGILAGKFAASASSGFARNLRHDIFYNVQSFSFANIDKFSTPSIVTRLTTDVTNVQNAYQMLMRVAVRCPLMLILSYVMVIIINPELSIIYLVLIPILGVGMYLIITRVQPIFEKVFKTFDRLNKVVQENLRGIRVVKSYVRDEYEVEKFKDVSKDIYGYFSHAEKLLAFVSPLMQFVVYVAILLVSWFGAQFIVAGTLSTGELVSLFAYTMQILMSLMMLAMIFVMITMSRASAKRIVEILDEESNLTNPEDPVFAVENGDISFRDVDFSYSTDAERICLQKINLEIKSGETIGILGGTGSSKTTLVQLIPRLYDVTGGSVMVGGVDVRKYDLTTLRDQVAVVLQKNVLFSGTIKDNLKLGNPDASDEELIRVSKLACADEFIQHYPEKYDTRIEQGGSNVSGGQKQRLCIARALLKKPKILILDDSTSAVDTKTDAQIRQALMTEIPDTTKIIITQRISSVEHADKIIVMDGGHINAVGTHAELLQNNPIYQEVYSTQQKGGEE is encoded by the coding sequence ATGAATCATATCATCGAGCGCCTGGCAGGCTCTATCCGCGAGTTTAAAAAAGACAGTCTCATAACCCCGCTGTTCGTTTCGTTAGAGGTGGTGATGGATGTAATCATCCCGTTGATCCTTGCAAGCCTCATCGACGACGGGATCACCGCAGGAAACATGGGAGTCATTCTCCGGCTTGGTCTCGTCTTGTTCCTCTCGGCAATATTCTCGCTTGTATTCGGCATTCTCGCCGGAAAATTCGCTGCATCCGCGTCATCCGGATTTGCACGCAACCTCCGGCACGATATATTCTATAATGTGCAGAGTTTCTCGTTTGCAAACATCGACAAATTCTCTACCCCGAGTATTGTTACGAGGCTCACCACCGACGTTACAAATGTGCAGAATGCCTATCAGATGCTGATGAGGGTAGCGGTCCGCTGTCCTTTGATGCTGATTTTGTCCTACGTCATGGTCATCATCATCAACCCCGAGCTTTCCATCATCTATCTTGTGCTTATTCCCATTCTGGGTGTTGGGATGTACCTTATTATCACCAGGGTCCAGCCCATATTCGAGAAGGTATTCAAGACATTCGACCGGCTCAACAAAGTGGTTCAGGAAAATCTCCGGGGCATCCGGGTCGTAAAATCCTATGTCCGTGATGAGTATGAAGTGGAAAAGTTCAAAGACGTCTCAAAGGACATCTACGGATACTTTTCCCATGCTGAAAAACTGCTTGCATTCGTCAGCCCCTTGATGCAGTTCGTTGTCTATGTGGCGATCCTTCTCGTTTCCTGGTTCGGGGCCCAGTTCATCGTTGCCGGGACCTTGTCCACGGGTGAACTGGTCAGTCTGTTTGCCTATACGATGCAGATTTTAATGAGTCTGATGATGCTTGCCATGATTTTTGTGATGATCACCATGTCCCGTGCATCTGCGAAACGTATCGTCGAGATCCTCGATGAAGAGAGTAATCTCACGAACCCAGAGGATCCGGTGTTCGCTGTCGAAAACGGCGATATAAGCTTCCGCGATGTCGACTTCAGCTACTCCACCGATGCTGAAAGGATCTGTCTTCAGAAGATCAATCTGGAGATTAAATCCGGCGAGACGATCGGAATACTCGGCGGGACCGGCAGTTCCAAAACGACGCTCGTCCAGCTGATCCCCCGTCTCTATGATGTGACCGGCGGATCGGTCATGGTCGGTGGCGTGGATGTTCGAAAGTACGATCTGACGACGCTTCGCGATCAGGTCGCCGTTGTTCTGCAGAAAAACGTGCTGTTCTCCGGCACCATAAAGGACAATCTCAAGTTGGGAAATCCCGACGCCTCTGATGAGGAGCTGATCCGCGTCAGCAAACTGGCGTGCGCCGATGAATTCATCCAGCATTATCCCGAGAAGTATGACACAAGAATCGAACAGGGCGGGTCAAACGTCTCCGGCGGTCAGAAACAAAGGTTATGTATCGCCCGGGCTCTCTTGAAAAAGCCGAAGATCCTCATTCTGGATGATTCGACGAGCGCCGTCGATACGAAGACGGATGCGCAGATCAGACAGGCGCTGATGACCGAGATCCCGGATACAACAAAGATCATCATCACGCAGCGGATCTCCTCGGTCGAGCATGCGGACAAGATCATCGTGATGGACGGCGGCCACATCAATGCGGTCGGCACGCACGCCGAACTTCTGCAGAACAATCCGATCTATCAGGAGGTCTATTCGACCCAGCAGAAGGGAGGTGAGGAGTAA
- a CDS encoding MarR family winged helix-turn-helix transcriptional regulator, which yields MDDRLPIAILIKILSNHIKRNLDTAASFGPLYNITGTQIQIIGYIYHSPKDDIFQKDIETKFSIRRSTATGILQLMEKNELIKREPVEYDARLKKIILTEKALAVSRQAHHNLTDLEEQMTKGISPEELAVFRSLIWKMKTNLEELV from the coding sequence ATGGATGACAGACTGCCGATAGCGATATTAATCAAGATCCTTTCAAATCATATAAAACGAAATCTGGACACTGCTGCGTCATTTGGGCCTCTGTACAATATCACCGGCACGCAGATCCAGATCATCGGATATATCTATCATTCACCGAAGGATGATATTTTTCAAAAGGATATCGAGACGAAATTTTCCATCCGGCGCTCAACGGCCACCGGTATCCTCCAGCTCATGGAAAAGAACGAACTCATCAAAAGAGAGCCCGTCGAGTACGATGCCAGACTCAAAAAGATCATACTCACGGAAAAGGCACTTGCCGTCAGCCGGCAGGCGCATCACAATCTCACTGATCTTGAAGAGCAGATGACCAAAGGAATCTCGCCAGAGGAACTGGCAGTTTTCCGATCCCTCATCTGGAAAATGAAAACCAATCTGGAGGAGCTTGTATGA
- the glnA gene encoding type I glutamate--ammonia ligase: MVSDERKSPFGSLAASHGGDRAELIDAVFKQLENDNVRSVLLQFSDMVGKPKNVAIPTKQMKKALTEGISFDGSSIQGFARLEESDMVLRPEPATYQIIPWSDEKYRVARFICDVYTTRGEPFIGDPRYILRQQLEKAAKLGYTFNVGPEMEFFLFRLINGHPSVELQDHGGYFDQTPTDPGEDVRRDLVTSLSEMGFDIEASHHEVAPSQHEIDFTYGNALAMADKVVTFKFVAKTLALHRGLHATFMAKPIYGINGSGMHVNCSLMKDGQNAFFDPEGEHQLSDTARHFIAGILKHIDGITRIANPTVNSYKRLIPGYEAPVYVGWSAMNRSALIRVPSSRGKSTRAELRSPDPTCNPYLTFAVMLAAGMEGVTQKIEPPESVDKNIFRMSAEERAAEGIRCLPWSLHEANTALMNDPLLCSVLGEHVVSQINRLGELEWGDFSKHITDWELNRYLATY; encoded by the coding sequence ATGGTTTCTGACGAGCGTAAAAGTCCTTTTGGCTCTCTTGCCGCTTCACACGGCGGCGACCGTGCGGAGTTGATTGACGCAGTTTTCAAACAGCTTGAGAATGACAATGTACGGTCGGTTCTCCTCCAGTTCTCGGACATGGTGGGCAAACCGAAAAATGTCGCGATTCCGACGAAACAGATGAAGAAAGCCTTAACTGAAGGTATCAGTTTCGACGGTTCTTCAATTCAGGGGTTTGCGAGACTGGAAGAGTCGGATATGGTGCTCCGGCCCGAGCCGGCAACATATCAGATCATTCCCTGGTCCGATGAAAAATACCGGGTTGCCCGCTTCATCTGCGATGTGTATACGACCCGTGGCGAACCGTTCATCGGGGATCCGCGGTATATTCTCCGTCAGCAGCTGGAAAAAGCGGCAAAACTCGGATACACCTTCAATGTCGGCCCCGAGATGGAGTTTTTCCTCTTTAGACTGATCAACGGCCACCCCTCGGTGGAACTTCAGGATCACGGAGGATACTTCGATCAGACCCCGACCGACCCCGGAGAGGATGTCCGCCGCGATCTGGTGACCTCCCTTTCCGAGATGGGATTCGATATCGAAGCATCCCATCACGAGGTCGCACCCTCCCAGCACGAGATCGATTTCACCTACGGCAACGCCCTTGCCATGGCAGATAAGGTTGTCACCTTCAAGTTTGTTGCAAAGACGCTTGCTCTCCACCGCGGTCTGCACGCCACTTTTATGGCAAAACCGATCTACGGCATCAACGGTTCCGGGATGCATGTCAACTGTTCGCTGATGAAGGACGGACAGAATGCATTCTTTGATCCCGAAGGAGAACACCAGCTCTCCGACACCGCCCGTCATTTTATTGCCGGAATCCTCAAACATATCGATGGAATCACCCGTATCGCAAACCCGACGGTGAACTCGTACAAGCGGCTTATCCCGGGATACGAGGCTCCGGTCTATGTCGGCTGGTCTGCGATGAACCGTTCCGCCCTTATCAGAGTTCCCTCGTCCCGCGGCAAAAGTACCCGCGCCGAACTGCGCAGCCCTGACCCGACCTGCAACCCGTATCTCACGTTTGCCGTGATGCTTGCAGCCGGTATGGAAGGCGTTACCCAGAAGATCGAGCCACCGGAGAGCGTGGACAAAAATATTTTCAGAATGAGCGCGGAAGAGCGTGCAGCTGAAGGAATACGCTGCCTCCCCTGGAGTCTCCATGAGGCAAACACCGCTCTGATGAACGATCCGCTGCTCTGCAGTGTCCTTGGCGAGCACGTGGTTTCCCAGATCAACCGTCTCGGTGAACTCGAGTGGGGAGACTTCTCCAAGCATATCACCGACTGGGAGCTTAACCGCTACCTTGCAACATACTAA
- a CDS encoding pyridoxamine 5'-phosphate oxidase family protein, with protein sequence MALLTAELKEQIAKVGVCHLVTASKAGVPNAAPMGAIWVMDNDTIWISNNFMNKTIANIKENPQVSLLVWSRDIGNCFQLKGTAAVEAGTADHKKMKELLDAKKPGLPGKELVKITVKEIFTCTPGPDAGKKL encoded by the coding sequence ATGGCATTACTTACTGCTGAACTCAAAGAGCAGATTGCCAAAGTCGGCGTATGTCATCTGGTCACCGCATCCAAAGCCGGTGTCCCGAACGCAGCCCCGATGGGCGCAATCTGGGTCATGGACAATGACACGATCTGGATTTCAAATAATTTCATGAACAAAACTATCGCAAACATCAAAGAGAATCCACAGGTCTCTCTTCTGGTGTGGAGCCGTGATATCGGCAACTGTTTCCAGCTGAAAGGAACTGCCGCAGTGGAAGCGGGAACCGCCGACCACAAAAAAATGAAGGAGCTTCTTGACGCGAAAAAACCCGGACTGCCGGGAAAAGAACTCGTTAAGATCACCGTCAAAGAGATTTTCACCTGCACGCCCGGACCGGACGCAGGGAAAAAACTCTAA
- a CDS encoding DUF2150 family protein has translation MATKKSKKTAEPEAAPKLFYIFYNQERWDNWLKTLETADWEGDEDSDEMPEGFRILDGFSDDITLAVIKIIRLFQNGRIPLEEARTKLRSVEEIVMGEVMGEELAEIVGSMQVSLVVLFAAGQKYLEETYPPVEEIKNLVKEGRKVVAKDPEKALEIASSIGSAVINGASCCGKYVKDTDEPTLFDEWLVEVERIADAMKSLKDFDEEAGESS, from the coding sequence ATGGCTACCAAAAAAAGTAAGAAAACAGCTGAGCCGGAAGCTGCTCCCAAGCTCTTTTATATCTTCTACAATCAGGAGAGATGGGACAACTGGCTCAAGACGCTCGAAACCGCCGACTGGGAAGGGGACGAGGACTCGGATGAAATGCCTGAAGGATTCAGAATTCTGGACGGATTTTCGGATGACATTACGCTTGCCGTAATCAAAATCATCCGTCTCTTCCAGAACGGCAGAATACCGCTTGAAGAGGCAAGAACAAAGCTCCGCAGTGTCGAAGAGATCGTCATGGGCGAAGTCATGGGCGAGGAACTTGCCGAGATCGTCGGATCGATGCAGGTCTCCCTTGTCGTCCTGTTTGCCGCCGGACAGAAATACCTTGAAGAGACGTATCCCCCGGTTGAAGAGATCAAAAATCTCGTCAAAGAAGGACGCAAAGTCGTCGCAAAAGATCCCGAAAAGGCTCTTGAGATCGCCTCGTCGATCGGGTCCGCCGTCATCAACGGAGCTTCCTGCTGCGGCAAATACGTAAAAGACACCGATGAGCCGACCCTCTTTGATGAGTGGCTCGTCGAGGTCGAACGTATCGCCGACGCCATGAAATCTCTCAAAGACTTTGACGAGGAAGCCGGAGAAAGCTCGTGA